AGCGAAGAATTTGGCTCCCAGGCCAACGCGCTGGCCTAGCCGAGCCGGGCACTGATGCGCTCCTCGACCTGCTCCCAGGAAACCGTCTTCACGCTCCCGTTGAGCACTTCACGAGCCCGGCGCTCCAGTTCCGCAGACCACTCGACCTGGGCCTCCGGGTCCTCGTCCTCAACCTCCAAGCTGAGCAGAAGCTTGTGGGCAACCTCGGCGCGCTCCTCTGGGGGAAGCCGCAGCACATCCGAGAGGAGGTCTTCCTTGGTCGCCATCGGGCAGAGTTTAAGCCCCGCCCCATCCACCGGCAACGAACGCCCGGCCCGGAGGGCTGCCAGAATCGAGCCCTCTCCGCTTGCCGCGGGTTTGCGGCTGAAGGGCGTCGGGGAAAAACAAAAGCCCTGGAGTTTCTGCGGAAGTCCGCGAAACCCCAGGGCTTTCGAATGGTCGGGGAGACAGGATTTGAACCTGCGACCCCTTGGTCCCGAACCAAGTGCTCTACCAGGCTGAGCCACTCCCCGTTACCTGTCCTCTGCCGGGGTGCTTCCTCGGGCCGACAGAGTGCGGCGGATGTACCCGACCCGCCCGGCTGAGTCAACGTCTCAAGCACCCCTTTTCGTTCCTCC
This portion of the Hyalangium ruber genome encodes:
- a CDS encoding addiction module protein; the protein is MATKEDLLSDVLRLPPEERAEVAHKLLLSLEVEDEDPEAQVEWSAELERRAREVLNGSVKTVSWEQVEERISARLG